The Agromyces hippuratus genome has a window encoding:
- a CDS encoding diacylglycerol/lipid kinase family protein, translating to MTADQQGAADVAGTRPRAAVIFNPTKQGVETLRAAVAAAEERQHFAPSLWIETAADDPGKGMAREALEAGVDLVIAAGGDGTVRSVAAALRGTGMPLGLVPIGTGNLFARNLEIPVNDQADAVVLAFAGLDRAVDVIVADVTRSDGTEETHVSLVMSGIGIDAAMISNTNPDLKKRVGWLAYVDAGLRALPASKPFRVVHRLDVGRHHRSKVSSILVANLGYLPGNIELIPDAEIDDGKLDVVVLAPRNLFGWLLIWRKITWENRVLRKSALGRQFLDLTGGNRRSEIVYLRGRAVDLEIDGAAEEFEIDGDEFGLVTAARFTVDPAALIVRVPR from the coding sequence GTGACGGCAGACCAGCAGGGGGCGGCGGATGTCGCGGGCACGCGCCCGCGGGCCGCCGTGATCTTCAACCCCACCAAGCAGGGCGTCGAGACACTGCGTGCCGCAGTCGCCGCTGCAGAAGAGCGACAGCACTTCGCCCCGTCGCTCTGGATCGAGACCGCGGCCGACGATCCGGGCAAGGGAATGGCGCGCGAGGCCCTCGAGGCGGGCGTCGACCTCGTGATCGCCGCGGGCGGCGACGGCACCGTGCGCTCGGTCGCAGCCGCCCTGCGCGGCACCGGCATGCCGCTCGGCCTCGTGCCGATCGGCACGGGCAACCTCTTCGCCCGCAACCTCGAGATCCCCGTCAACGACCAGGCCGACGCCGTCGTGCTCGCCTTCGCCGGCCTCGACCGCGCCGTCGACGTCATCGTGGCCGACGTGACGCGCTCCGACGGCACCGAGGAGACCCACGTCTCACTCGTGATGAGCGGCATCGGCATCGACGCCGCGATGATCTCGAACACGAACCCCGACCTGAAGAAGCGCGTCGGCTGGCTCGCCTACGTCGACGCCGGCCTGCGGGCGCTGCCCGCGTCGAAGCCGTTCCGCGTCGTGCACCGGCTCGACGTCGGCCGGCACCACCGTTCGAAGGTCTCGAGCATCCTCGTCGCGAACCTCGGCTACCTGCCCGGCAACATCGAGCTGATCCCCGACGCGGAGATCGACGACGGCAAGCTCGACGTCGTGGTCCTGGCACCCCGCAACCTGTTCGGGTGGCTCCTCATCTGGCGCAAGATCACGTGGGAGAACCGGGTGCTGCGCAAGTCCGCGCTCGGCCGGCAGTTCCTCGACCTCACGGGCGGCAACCGGCGCAGCGAGATCGTCTACCTGCGCGGACGGGCGGTCGACCTCGAGATCGACGGTGCAGCCGAGGAGTTCGAGATCGACGGCGACGAGTTCGGCCTCGTCACCGCGGCGCGGTTCACGGTCGATCCGGCTGCGCTGATCGTACGAGTTCCGCGCTGA
- a CDS encoding LCP family protein has protein sequence MAEELRSSARRAASSTPVVRHGRLKRRSIWRTLAKVTATLVAVTLVSGVSVAAYAAWDLANTAQPSITLGNEDVLEGVPDVGAIDGGVNLLLIGSDSREGQGDGFGDPDEETAVLNDVTMLLHISEDHTNASVISFPRDMLVDVPACVDPADPAGDPLYEQYGVKMNSVLSLGGMPCVVKTVEQLVGVSIPFAGTVQFLGVAGLSEAVGGVPVCIAEPIEDEHTDLYLPAGTQELSGMEALQFLRTRHGVGDGSDLGRISNQQVFMSALARTLQSNGTLSDPVKLYGIAKAALANMQLSDSLMDPTTMISIASALKDTDLSKIAFVQYPTGYSDGDLIPSGSAEIVNTALQNDMPVAFDPEADEAAFASAGDPTAVDAAPAPEAEAPAEEEAPATADGATPPPTVEALPSDVTGQTAAETRCSAGRTLDDQ, from the coding sequence GTGGCAGAAGAGCTTCGATCCAGCGCACGACGCGCAGCATCGTCGACGCCGGTGGTGCGTCACGGTCGCCTGAAGCGACGGAGCATCTGGCGCACGCTCGCGAAGGTGACGGCGACCCTCGTCGCGGTCACGCTGGTCTCGGGCGTCTCCGTCGCGGCATATGCGGCGTGGGACCTCGCCAACACCGCCCAACCCAGCATCACCCTCGGCAACGAAGACGTGCTCGAGGGTGTTCCCGACGTCGGGGCCATCGACGGCGGCGTGAACCTGCTGCTCATCGGCAGCGACAGCCGCGAGGGTCAGGGCGACGGGTTCGGCGATCCCGACGAAGAGACGGCCGTGCTCAACGACGTCACCATGCTCCTGCACATCTCCGAAGACCACACGAACGCCTCGGTCATCAGCTTCCCCCGCGACATGCTGGTCGATGTGCCCGCGTGCGTCGACCCCGCAGACCCCGCCGGTGATCCGCTCTACGAGCAGTACGGCGTGAAGATGAACTCGGTGCTCTCGCTCGGCGGCATGCCGTGCGTCGTCAAGACCGTCGAGCAGCTCGTCGGCGTGTCCATTCCGTTCGCCGGCACCGTGCAGTTCCTGGGCGTCGCCGGACTCTCCGAGGCGGTGGGCGGTGTCCCCGTGTGCATCGCCGAACCGATCGAAGACGAGCACACCGATCTCTACCTCCCCGCCGGCACGCAGGAGCTCTCGGGCATGGAGGCCCTGCAGTTCCTCCGCACCCGCCACGGGGTGGGCGACGGCAGCGACCTCGGCCGCATCTCGAACCAGCAGGTGTTCATGTCGGCGCTCGCGCGGACGCTGCAGTCGAACGGCACGCTGAGCGACCCGGTGAAGCTCTACGGCATTGCGAAGGCCGCGCTCGCGAACATGCAGCTCTCCGACAGCCTCATGGACCCGACGACCATGATCTCGATCGCGAGCGCCCTGAAAGACACCGACCTCAGCAAGATCGCGTTCGTGCAGTACCCGACGGGCTATTCCGACGGGGACCTCATCCCGTCGGGGTCGGCGGAGATCGTCAACACGGCCCTCCAGAACGACATGCCGGTCGCCTTCGATCCCGAGGCCGACGAAGCGGCGTTCGCCTCGGCCGGCGATCCCACAGCCGTCGATGCCGCGCCCGCGCCCGAGGCCGAAGCACCGGCCGAAGAGGAGGCGCCGGCCACGGCCGACGGTGCCACGCCCCCGCCGACGGTCGAGGCGCTGCCGAGCGACGTCACCGGTCAGACCGCGGCGGAGACCCGCTGTTCCGCGGGCCGCACGCTCGACGACCAGTAG
- a CDS encoding DUF445 domain-containing protein, with protein sequence MTTIDAHRIVPTDAERLAALRRMKRVATGLLIGAAVVFAVSFALQDEVPWLAYVRAAAEGAMVGAIADWFAVTALFRHPLGIPIPHTAIIPNRKDEIGATLGAFVEHEFLSDEVVLGKLRSIGIARRLGGWLATPANAERLTAEASVAARGVLTLLGDDDVEDVIERLARRHLFEPEWGPAIGRVGARLVAADQQRAAVDVVLEKAEAWLEAHPEAFGSMVSDRLPRWMPGFVDRLVDDRAAREVLAFIRVVRADPAHPLRLAIDRYLAELADALQHDPTMIARVETLKDELLASPRVREFAGEAWASVKATLDASLADPSSELRAGLTSAVVEVGARLVADEGLAAKVDTWVTDAAAYVVRNYRHEIAGVITETVERWDPRETTEKLELQVGRDLQFIRINGTVVGALAGLAIYSIATAVHALAG encoded by the coding sequence ATGACCACGATCGACGCGCACCGGATCGTGCCGACCGATGCCGAACGGCTCGCGGCGCTGCGCCGCATGAAGCGGGTCGCGACGGGACTGCTGATCGGCGCAGCCGTCGTCTTCGCGGTGTCGTTCGCCCTGCAGGACGAGGTGCCGTGGCTCGCCTACGTGCGCGCGGCCGCCGAGGGCGCCATGGTCGGCGCGATCGCCGACTGGTTCGCGGTGACGGCGCTGTTCCGCCATCCGCTCGGCATCCCGATCCCGCACACCGCGATCATCCCGAACCGCAAGGACGAGATCGGCGCGACGCTCGGCGCCTTCGTCGAGCACGAGTTCCTCTCCGACGAGGTCGTGCTCGGCAAGCTCCGCTCGATCGGCATCGCCCGCCGGCTCGGAGGCTGGCTCGCGACGCCCGCCAATGCCGAGCGGCTGACCGCCGAGGCATCCGTCGCCGCACGCGGCGTGCTCACCCTGCTCGGCGACGACGACGTCGAGGACGTGATCGAGCGGCTCGCCAGGCGCCACCTCTTCGAGCCCGAGTGGGGTCCGGCGATCGGCCGGGTCGGCGCCCGGCTCGTGGCCGCCGACCAGCAGCGCGCCGCCGTCGACGTCGTGCTCGAGAAGGCCGAGGCCTGGCTCGAGGCGCACCCCGAGGCGTTCGGCAGCATGGTCTCCGACCGGCTCCCCCGCTGGATGCCCGGCTTCGTCGACCGCCTCGTCGACGACCGCGCCGCGCGCGAGGTGCTCGCGTTCATCCGCGTGGTGCGCGCCGACCCTGCGCATCCGCTGCGCCTCGCGATCGACCGCTACCTCGCCGAGCTCGCCGACGCCCTGCAGCACGACCCGACGATGATCGCGCGCGTCGAGACGCTGAAGGACGAGCTGCTCGCGAGCCCGCGCGTGCGCGAGTTCGCCGGCGAGGCGTGGGCCTCGGTGAAGGCGACGCTCGACGCCTCGCTCGCCGACCCGTCGAGCGAGCTGCGAGCCGGGCTGACCTCGGCGGTCGTCGAGGTGGGCGCCCGGCTCGTCGCCGACGAGGGCCTGGCCGCGAAGGTCGACACCTGGGTGACGGATGCCGCGGCCTACGTCGTGCGCAACTACCGTCACGAGATCGCGGGGGTCATCACCGAGACCGTCGAGCGGTGGGACCCGCGCGAGACGACCGAGAAGCTCGAACTGCAGGTGGGCCGCGACCTGCAGTTCATCCGCATCAACGGCACGGTCGTGGGCGCGCTCGCGGGGCTCGCGATCTACTCCATCGCCACGGCGGTGCATGCGCTCGCCGGGTGA
- a CDS encoding LCP family protein, which produces MSETGDQQAAAEQAVAAEQTAVPRHGRLPRRSAASTYLTLAASIVAVLAVSAASVAAYAAIDLVGSVKPGVSLANADMLDGVPDIGAMDGGLNFLLVGSDKRPLDGSFGDPEEDSGVLNDVNMLLHISQDHSHVEVVSFPRDMIVPVPECPDPIDPESGPLSAMSGVPLNSVLGHGGLGCVSLTIEQLTGTKIPVGGVVEFKGVAALSEAVGGVEVCLVDPIDDPESGLHLAAGTQSISGYDALAFLRTRKAVGDGSDLGRIASQQAFLASLARTVQSDGTLNDPVKLYSIAKAVLSNMELSKELQNPATLISIAKALQDTDLSKIAFIQYPTAEAGDGQHVVPTDSAEAINLALQEDRPVALDPTANDNVEFGTVANPTAPAPEPDPAGATDAPATSPPAETLPDDVTGLTGDEVRCTTANAG; this is translated from the coding sequence ATGAGCGAGACGGGCGACCAGCAGGCCGCTGCCGAGCAGGCGGTTGCTGCTGAGCAGACGGCGGTGCCCCGCCACGGGCGACTGCCGAGACGCAGTGCCGCGTCGACGTACCTGACGCTCGCGGCATCCATCGTCGCGGTGCTCGCCGTGAGCGCGGCATCCGTCGCCGCGTATGCCGCCATCGACCTGGTCGGCTCGGTCAAGCCCGGGGTCTCGCTCGCGAACGCCGACATGCTCGACGGCGTGCCCGATATCGGTGCGATGGACGGCGGACTGAACTTCCTGCTCGTCGGCAGCGACAAGCGGCCGCTCGACGGTTCGTTCGGTGATCCCGAAGAGGATTCCGGCGTGCTCAACGACGTCAACATGCTGTTGCACATCTCGCAGGATCACTCGCACGTCGAGGTCGTGAGCTTCCCCCGCGACATGATCGTGCCGGTGCCCGAGTGCCCCGACCCCATCGATCCCGAGTCCGGGCCGCTCTCGGCGATGTCGGGCGTGCCGCTCAACAGCGTGCTCGGCCACGGCGGACTCGGCTGCGTCTCGCTCACGATCGAGCAGCTCACCGGTACGAAGATCCCGGTCGGCGGCGTCGTCGAGTTCAAGGGGGTCGCTGCCCTCTCGGAGGCGGTCGGCGGCGTCGAGGTGTGCCTGGTCGACCCGATCGACGACCCCGAATCCGGACTCCACCTCGCCGCGGGAACCCAGAGCATCTCGGGCTACGACGCTCTCGCGTTCCTCCGCACCCGCAAGGCCGTCGGCGACGGCAGCGACCTCGGCCGCATCGCGAGCCAGCAGGCGTTCCTCGCCTCGCTGGCTCGCACCGTGCAGAGCGACGGCACGCTCAACGACCCGGTGAAGCTGTACTCGATCGCGAAGGCCGTGCTCTCGAACATGGAGCTCTCGAAGGAGCTGCAGAACCCGGCGACCCTCATCTCGATCGCGAAGGCGCTGCAGGACACCGATCTCTCGAAGATCGCGTTCATCCAGTACCCGACCGCCGAGGCGGGCGACGGCCAGCACGTCGTGCCGACCGATTCCGCCGAGGCGATCAACCTCGCGCTGCAGGAGGATCGGCCCGTCGCGCTCGATCCGACCGCGAACGACAACGTCGAGTTCGGCACCGTGGCCAACCCGACCGCGCCTGCGCCCGAACCGGATCCCGCCGGTGCGACCGACGCCCCGGCGACATCGCCGCCCGCCGAGACGCTGCCCGACGACGTGACCGGCCTCACGGGCGACGAAGTTCGGTGCACGACCGCGAACGCGGGCTGA
- a CDS encoding HAD family hydrolase, with product MPRSDVAVDEQWFVALDVDGTIMHEDGSIDPAVVDAVAATRDRGHVVTLATGRSWSTTAPVLEQLGLSPEYVVCANGAITMQRDDSAPDGYIRRHVETFDPTQVLERIRAFLPSGKFMVELPDGYRLYTEGMTEWNLENAREVRFDELLDQRATRVVVTSLEHGLDEFFGIVDQMGLHHVSYAIGWTAWLDIAPDGVNKATALERVRGWLDLPIDRVLAAGDGRNDLEMFAWAGAAGRAVAMGQAPDEVRAAANEVGGSVDDAGLAAVLDSLP from the coding sequence ATGCCGCGCTCCGACGTCGCCGTCGACGAGCAGTGGTTCGTCGCGCTCGACGTCGACGGCACGATCATGCACGAAGACGGGTCGATCGACCCCGCGGTCGTCGACGCGGTGGCCGCCACCCGCGACCGCGGTCACGTCGTCACGCTCGCGACCGGGCGCTCGTGGTCGACCACCGCCCCGGTGCTCGAGCAGCTCGGGCTCTCGCCCGAGTACGTGGTGTGCGCCAACGGCGCCATCACGATGCAGCGCGACGACTCGGCCCCCGACGGCTACATCCGACGCCACGTCGAGACGTTCGACCCGACGCAGGTGCTCGAGCGCATCCGCGCGTTCCTGCCGTCCGGCAAGTTCATGGTCGAGCTGCCCGACGGGTACCGCCTCTACACCGAGGGCATGACTGAGTGGAACCTCGAGAACGCCCGCGAGGTGCGCTTCGACGAGCTGCTCGACCAGCGCGCCACGCGCGTCGTCGTCACGAGCCTCGAGCACGGGCTCGACGAGTTCTTCGGCATCGTCGACCAGATGGGCCTGCATCACGTGAGCTACGCCATCGGGTGGACGGCGTGGCTCGACATCGCCCCCGACGGGGTCAACAAGGCGACCGCGCTCGAGCGCGTGCGCGGTTGGCTCGACCTGCCGATCGACCGCGTGCTCGCCGCCGGCGACGGGCGCAACGACCTCGAGATGTTCGCATGGGCCGGTGCTGCGGGCCGTGCCGTCGCGATGGGCCAGGCACCCGACGAGGTGCGGGCGGCCGCCAACGAGGTGGGCGGTTCGGTCGACGACGCGGGGCTCGCGGCGGTGCTCGACTCGCTGCCGTGA
- the serS gene encoding serine--tRNA ligase, with translation MIDPVLLRENPDLIKRSQELRGESVALVDAAVEADAARRTAITVFEALRAEQNAFGKQVAQAPKEAKAALVAEAQELAARVKAANQAASDAEAEFTLAVQRLGNIVIDGVPAGGEDDFIVLREVGEIPAFDFEPRDHLEIGELLDAIDMQRGAKVSGARFHYLKGIGARLELAVMNMGLDRAIAAGFTPLITPTLVRPEIMQGTGFLGAHADEVYYLPEQELYLTGTSEVALAGYHADEILDVSNGPIRYAGWSTCYRSEAGSHGKDTRGIIRVHQFNKLEMFTYIDPADAEAEHERLLAWQEGMLQDLGLTYRVIDTAAGDLGSSAARKYDVEAWVPTQNAYRELTSTSNCTTFQARRLEIRHRTETGKTAPVATLNGTLATTRWLVAILETHQQVDGSVVVPEALRGYLGGLEVLEPVA, from the coding sequence GTGATCGATCCCGTGCTGCTCCGCGAGAACCCCGACCTCATCAAGCGCTCGCAAGAGCTCCGAGGCGAGTCCGTGGCGCTCGTCGACGCGGCCGTCGAAGCCGATGCAGCGCGGCGCACCGCGATCACGGTCTTCGAGGCGCTCCGCGCCGAGCAGAACGCCTTCGGCAAGCAGGTCGCGCAGGCGCCGAAAGAGGCCAAGGCGGCCCTCGTCGCCGAGGCGCAGGAGCTCGCCGCCCGCGTGAAGGCCGCGAACCAGGCCGCGAGCGACGCCGAGGCCGAATTCACGCTCGCCGTGCAGCGGCTCGGCAACATCGTCATCGACGGCGTGCCGGCCGGTGGCGAAGACGACTTCATCGTGCTGCGCGAGGTCGGCGAGATCCCCGCGTTCGACTTCGAGCCCCGCGACCACCTCGAGATCGGCGAGCTGCTCGACGCGATCGACATGCAGCGCGGCGCGAAGGTCTCGGGCGCGCGCTTCCACTACCTCAAGGGCATCGGCGCCCGCCTCGAGCTCGCGGTCATGAACATGGGCCTCGACCGGGCGATCGCGGCGGGCTTCACCCCGCTCATCACGCCCACGCTCGTGCGTCCAGAGATCATGCAGGGCACCGGGTTCCTCGGCGCCCACGCCGACGAGGTCTACTACCTGCCCGAGCAGGAGCTCTACCTCACGGGCACGAGCGAGGTCGCACTCGCCGGCTACCACGCCGACGAGATCCTCGACGTCTCGAACGGCCCCATCCGCTACGCGGGTTGGTCGACCTGCTATCGCAGCGAGGCCGGCAGCCACGGCAAAGACACTCGCGGCATCATCCGCGTGCACCAGTTCAACAAGCTCGAGATGTTCACCTACATCGACCCGGCCGACGCCGAGGCCGAGCACGAGCGCCTGCTCGCCTGGCAGGAGGGCATGCTGCAAGACCTCGGCCTCACGTACCGCGTGATCGACACGGCGGCCGGCGACCTCGGCTCGAGCGCGGCTCGCAAGTACGACGTCGAGGCCTGGGTGCCCACGCAGAACGCGTACCGCGAGCTCACCTCCACCTCGAACTGCACGACGTTCCAGGCGCGCCGCCTCGAGATCCGCCACCGCACCGAGACCGGCAAGACGGCGCCCGTCGCGACGCTCAACGGCACGCTCGCGACGACGCGCTGGCTCGTCGCGATCCTCGAGACCCACCAGCAGGTCGATGGTTCGGTGGTGGTGCCCGAGGCGCTTCGCGGCTACCTCGGCGGCCTCGAGGTGCTCGAGCCGGTCGCATGA
- the ku gene encoding non-homologous end joining protein Ku — protein sequence MRAVWKGAVTFGLVNVPVKLYSATEDHDVSLHQVHDEDGGRIRYQRKCEVCGKVVDYKNIDKAYDDGEQTVVITDDDLKSLPAERSREIEVVEFVPSDQIDPIMFDRSYYLEPDSASSKAYVLLRETLESTDRTAIVQMALRQKTRLAALRVHGDVLMVQTLLWSDEVRAADFASLSEPVKISAKELDLSKQLVESLVSDFDPEQYVDEYQQELRTLIAAKLEQGEGIDTAATFGEEPEEETGGEVIDLMEALRQSIAAKREGSEAKQTGSDAKAKKTAPKKTASTRKRAASE from the coding sequence ATGCGAGCCGTCTGGAAGGGGGCGGTCACATTCGGCCTCGTCAATGTGCCCGTCAAGCTGTACAGCGCCACCGAAGACCACGACGTGTCACTGCACCAGGTGCACGACGAAGACGGTGGGCGCATCAGGTACCAACGCAAGTGCGAGGTCTGCGGCAAGGTCGTCGACTACAAGAACATCGACAAGGCCTACGACGACGGCGAGCAGACCGTCGTCATCACCGACGACGACCTGAAGTCGTTGCCGGCAGAACGCAGCCGCGAGATCGAGGTCGTCGAGTTCGTGCCGAGCGACCAGATCGACCCGATCATGTTCGACCGCAGCTACTACCTCGAGCCCGACTCGGCCTCGTCGAAGGCCTATGTGCTGCTGCGCGAGACGCTCGAGTCCACCGACCGCACCGCGATCGTGCAGATGGCGCTGCGGCAGAAGACCCGGCTCGCCGCACTCCGCGTGCACGGCGACGTGCTCATGGTGCAGACCCTGCTCTGGAGCGACGAGGTGCGCGCCGCCGACTTCGCTTCGCTCTCGGAGCCCGTGAAGATCTCGGCGAAGGAGCTCGACCTGTCGAAGCAGCTCGTCGAGAGCCTCGTCTCCGACTTCGACCCCGAGCAGTACGTCGACGAGTACCAGCAGGAGCTGCGCACCCTCATCGCCGCGAAGCTCGAGCAGGGCGAGGGCATCGACACCGCGGCGACCTTCGGCGAAGAGCCCGAAGAGGAGACCGGCGGCGAGGTCATCGACCTCATGGAGGCGCTGCGCCAGTCGATCGCCGCGAAGCGCGAGGGCTCCGAGGCGAAGCAGACGGGGTCCGACGCGAAGGCGAAGAAGACCGCCCCGAAGAAGACGGCGAGCACGCGAAAGCGCGCGGCCTCCGAGTGA
- the pheA gene encoding prephenate dehydratase, protein MTDAAPTPPEETYSYLGPAGTFTEAALKQVAAASGKHWRGVNNVGEALADVTSGRSTAAMIAIENSIDGGVTATQDALATVPGLRILGEYLVPVNFVLVARPGTALADVRVVNAHPVAYAQSRGWLERELPDHGHIPATSNVSAAASLFEGSQADAAVAPPGITDHLDVDVLARDIGDNPNAVTRFVLVSRSRDLPEPTGADKTSLIVELPDDEPGALLAMLEQFSTRGVNLSLIQSRPIGDALGRYRFVVDVDGHIADERVADALLGLRRTSPNVIFLGSYPRADEQTVAYHSKYDDGIFIEARDWLRGLLSGEPD, encoded by the coding sequence ATGACGGATGCCGCGCCCACACCGCCCGAGGAGACCTACTCCTACCTGGGGCCGGCGGGCACGTTCACCGAGGCGGCGCTCAAGCAGGTCGCCGCGGCATCCGGAAAGCACTGGCGCGGCGTCAACAACGTCGGCGAGGCGCTCGCCGACGTCACGAGCGGTCGCTCGACCGCCGCGATGATCGCGATCGAGAACTCGATCGACGGCGGCGTGACGGCCACGCAGGACGCGCTCGCGACCGTGCCGGGCCTCCGCATCCTCGGCGAGTACCTCGTGCCGGTGAACTTCGTACTCGTGGCCCGGCCCGGCACCGCGCTCGCCGACGTGCGGGTCGTCAACGCCCACCCCGTCGCGTACGCGCAGTCGCGCGGTTGGCTCGAGCGCGAACTCCCCGACCACGGGCACATCCCCGCGACGAGCAACGTGTCGGCCGCGGCATCCCTCTTCGAAGGCAGCCAGGCCGACGCGGCCGTCGCGCCGCCCGGTATCACCGACCACCTCGACGTCGACGTGCTGGCCCGCGACATCGGAGACAACCCCAACGCCGTCACGCGCTTCGTGCTCGTCAGCCGCTCGCGCGACCTGCCCGAGCCCACGGGAGCTGACAAGACGAGCCTCATCGTCGAACTGCCCGACGACGAGCCGGGCGCGCTGCTCGCGATGCTCGAGCAGTTCTCGACGCGGGGGGTGAACCTCTCGCTCATCCAGTCGCGGCCCATCGGCGACGCCCTCGGCCGCTACCGCTTCGTCGTCGACGTCGACGGGCACATCGCCGACGAGCGGGTCGCCGACGCGCTGCTCGGCCTGCGCCGCACGAGCCCCAACGTCATCTTCCTCGGCTCGTATCCCCGCGCCGACGAGCAGACGGTCGCCTACCACTCGAAGTACGATGACGGCATCTTCATCGAGGCGCGCGACTGGTTGCGCGGCCTGCTGAGCGGCGAACCCGACTGA